The Aureispira anguillae genome contains a region encoding:
- a CDS encoding PIN domain-containing protein: protein MVNLILDTNTWIYLANGFNPQTNRNEEKLHFELIDWVIEKIQNQECRVFSNYIIVLEWKRNKESCEALIKKYDAQIKSKKNELRSKRRDIENFSKYAAEFKTLEEDLKSKIERNRSHIEKIEKILDEATEIPVEDSHRIKATELAIEKKAPFHHKNNSVADAIIFLSTADFFTYHEDLCIKDTLFISNNTSDFGVTSKSTTLHPDLAEMVKDKPIIFEPNLAAALKLGDSIIAKYQEYINYINRDCIGCLVTCRGEEMGLGEVEFDSIVKVKTNDSGFIYNPKQLLLDFGPDFKFTAEDLIEMENRYHIEIQTGECNFCDTLHLRCECGQEHAVMDIIIECGCGKIYKDSQNGVILVSELEEEKKTV from the coding sequence ATGGTTAATTTAATTTTAGATACAAATACTTGGATTTATTTAGCTAATGGATTCAACCCACAAACAAATAGAAATGAGGAAAAATTGCATTTTGAACTGATTGATTGGGTAATTGAAAAAATACAAAATCAAGAATGTAGAGTATTTTCAAATTATATAATTGTGCTTGAATGGAAACGAAACAAAGAAAGTTGTGAGGCTTTGATAAAAAAGTACGATGCACAAATTAAGTCCAAAAAAAATGAATTAAGGAGTAAAAGAAGAGACATTGAAAATTTCTCTAAATACGCTGCGGAATTTAAAACATTAGAAGAGGATTTAAAATCAAAAATCGAACGAAATAGAAGTCATATTGAAAAAATCGAAAAAATCCTTGATGAAGCTACTGAAATACCTGTTGAGGATTCCCATAGAATAAAAGCTACAGAACTTGCAATAGAAAAAAAAGCTCCCTTTCATCACAAAAATAATAGTGTAGCTGATGCAATCATATTTTTAAGTACTGCCGACTTTTTTACCTATCATGAAGACCTTTGTATTAAAGATACCCTTTTCATCTCTAACAATACATCTGATTTCGGTGTAACTTCTAAAAGTACCACACTTCATCCAGACTTAGCAGAAATGGTTAAAGATAAACCAATTATTTTCGAACCAAACCTTGCAGCAGCCCTAAAACTTGGAGATTCAATAATAGCTAAATATCAAGAATACATCAACTATATAAATAGAGACTGTATAGGATGTTTAGTAACTTGTAGAGGGGAAGAAATGGGATTAGGAGAGGTTGAATTTGATTCTATTGTCAAGGTTAAAACAAACGATTCTGGATTTATTTATAACCCCAAACAGTTATTACTCGATTTCGGACCTGACTTTAAATTTACTGCTGAAGACTTAATTGAAATGGAAAATAGGTATCATATTGAAATCCAAACTGGAGAATGCAATTTTTGCGATACCTTACACTTAAGATGTGAGTGTGGGCAAGAGCATGCAGTAATGGATATAATTATTGAATGTGGCTGTGGCAAAATTTACAAAGACAGCCAAAATGGAGTTATTCTAGTTTCAGAGCTAGAAGAAGAAAAAAAAACTGTGTAG
- a CDS encoding HNH endonuclease, whose translation MGCNRGKASPNAHVKLQLFADSGGYCQKPDCNASLFLSIGDDSFHIAEMAHIFSASNKGPRSNNTLTKEDRGKFDNLILLCPTCHTIIDKAEEQYPDSLISLWKKEHSEKINNLFNIKSYTSRKEVRKLLNPLMVENKTVFNIYGPMTDQRFNPESEMPYIWIRKIHKTLLPNNRKIINIIDKNYDLLDDVEIETVELFRQHVKDFEDKHLNQSDINGIQFPIQMNDIYK comes from the coding sequence ATGGGATGTAATAGAGGAAAAGCGTCGCCCAATGCACATGTAAAATTACAATTATTTGCAGATTCAGGTGGATACTGTCAAAAACCTGATTGTAACGCAAGCTTATTTCTTTCAATTGGTGACGACAGTTTTCATATAGCTGAAATGGCTCATATTTTCAGTGCGAGTAATAAAGGTCCAAGATCTAATAATACTCTAACAAAAGAAGATAGAGGGAAATTTGATAATTTAATTCTCCTTTGTCCTACTTGCCATACTATCATTGATAAGGCAGAGGAACAATACCCCGATTCGTTAATTAGTCTCTGGAAGAAAGAACATTCTGAAAAAATAAATAATCTTTTCAATATAAAATCTTACACCAGCAGAAAGGAGGTTAGAAAACTCTTAAATCCACTAATGGTCGAAAACAAAACCGTTTTTAATATTTATGGACCAATGACTGATCAAAGGTTTAATCCTGAAAGTGAAATGCCATATATCTGGATAAGAAAAATTCATAAAACATTACTTCCAAATAATCGTAAAATTATTAATATAATTGATAAAAATTATGATTTATTGGATGATGTCGAAATTGAAACTGTTGAGCTATTCAGACAGCATGTTAAAGATTTTGAAGATAAACATCTAAATCAATCTGACATAAATGGGATTCAATTCCCAATACAAATGAATGATATTTATAAATGA
- the dnaG gene encoding DNA primase, translating into MYITNIEQLKSKFEIETIVSSLTDWKEGSKAKLCCPFHQEKTPSFSISKSKNIATCFGSCGKTYTPISFVMEYKQVDFLEAVEYAAKVHHLAVEYAENVSEEQLEQLKKRQQKKEQYLLYNRLLAAAYYNHHHGAEELKENIQFDKRSLQGSTVKTFGICQTPEAWHFTQSLKLEHSILEQLGIVKQGKKGLFDAYRNRVLFPIHNQSKAIVGFAGRALDDSQPKYLNSPESEVYHKEQLLYGLAQQLSAIKKTKTMYLVEGYWDVLSLYDGGFLGAVAAGGTSLSKQQAKLINRYAERVVLLYDGDKAGIEAAIRNLPALIELGLHVDTIPLPEKQDPDSYIRKIGKEAFVDYCNTNKTDAINWYLEHELQNSDRDNFAIQRISELAIELIAKIKNELVRDCYIRDVSKLLDIKQSVLSIQLRDKMGALSFESEQKSLSSRQRADLFKYGMYEDGNQYWCSNAKGGYTCVSNFVVKPLFHLKSKDNPKRLFELLNKYNQKVVLDVEAAVLVGLDKFRLAVEAEGNYFFTGNLAQYNRIKGKIYDEMKTCYEIDVLGYHKDNFYTFGNGIYTIDKGFVPVNSYGILSYQDKRYFLPAFSDIYKDSDKSFKDEKNFAYQDSKITFKDWSTLFCKVHGSKGQIATCFYVAALFRDVIHDYVNFPLLNLFGQPGTGKSFMGKNLSYMFGIAKDGFNLNSGTLVGFYNRLVLARNSLVFCEEYFNSIDFRFIQGLKSIYDGIGREKGQKTGTKSLVSEIYSACMFVGQELPTSDNALFTRVINLAFSQTEYTQEESDLAEELKAMRKNGELINITAKLSTFRPYIEDNYEEQYNLTFSKIKKAVAAKGIHTRLIENNAAILTVFDLLKEKVSFPFSTEEVYQTCIQNILRQNDQIHSETETATFWDIIEYLVSAGLLIEGIDYKIESRMDLKGKKFDQPKPLLYLSFSKAFPLYREHHKRQYSKDGLTKSSLSHYLKTNGSFMDYLKSTRIGKKNTSAFVFDYDALNINIQDEPQASTDYVAENEIWAEQEAHTNKIAEKRKKEEAETAKKQMKLYNKIIAGKKGKKSSK; encoded by the coding sequence ATGTATATTACAAATATTGAGCAACTAAAATCAAAGTTTGAGATAGAAACCATTGTTTCATCTCTTACGGATTGGAAAGAAGGCAGCAAAGCAAAACTTTGCTGCCCATTCCACCAAGAAAAAACGCCTTCTTTTTCAATCTCAAAATCAAAAAATATAGCAACTTGTTTTGGGAGCTGTGGCAAAACGTATACACCGATTAGTTTTGTGATGGAATACAAACAAGTTGATTTTTTAGAGGCAGTAGAATACGCAGCAAAAGTACATCATTTAGCGGTTGAATATGCCGAGAATGTAAGCGAGGAGCAGCTGGAGCAGCTGAAGAAACGCCAACAGAAAAAGGAGCAATATTTATTGTACAATCGTTTGCTGGCAGCTGCTTATTATAACCACCATCATGGAGCAGAGGAGCTGAAAGAGAATATTCAATTTGATAAAAGAAGTTTACAGGGATCAACCGTCAAAACATTTGGAATTTGTCAAACGCCTGAAGCCTGGCATTTTACTCAATCGTTAAAACTAGAGCATAGTATACTGGAGCAATTGGGAATCGTAAAGCAGGGAAAAAAGGGCTTATTTGATGCCTATAGAAATAGAGTATTATTCCCTATCCATAACCAAAGCAAGGCAATTGTAGGCTTTGCAGGTCGAGCGCTAGACGATAGCCAACCGAAGTATTTAAACAGCCCTGAAAGTGAAGTTTACCACAAAGAGCAGCTTTTGTATGGTTTGGCTCAACAGCTCTCAGCCATCAAAAAGACAAAAACCATGTATTTGGTGGAGGGTTATTGGGACGTGCTAAGTTTGTATGATGGTGGGTTCTTAGGAGCAGTAGCCGCTGGGGGAACATCATTGAGCAAGCAACAGGCTAAATTAATCAATCGCTATGCTGAACGTGTTGTTTTATTGTACGATGGAGACAAGGCAGGAATAGAGGCAGCTATAAGAAATTTACCAGCATTGATTGAGTTAGGGCTTCATGTAGATACAATCCCATTGCCCGAAAAACAAGATCCTGATAGTTATATTAGGAAAATAGGAAAAGAGGCTTTTGTAGATTATTGCAATACAAATAAGACCGATGCAATCAATTGGTACTTGGAGCATGAGCTTCAAAACTCAGACCGTGATAATTTTGCCATTCAGCGAATTAGTGAATTAGCCATTGAATTGATTGCTAAGATAAAAAATGAGCTAGTAAGAGATTGTTACATTCGTGATGTGTCCAAACTATTGGATATAAAACAAAGTGTGTTAAGCATCCAATTACGGGATAAAATGGGGGCTTTGAGCTTTGAAAGCGAACAAAAAAGTCTAAGTTCAAGACAACGGGCGGACTTGTTTAAATATGGCATGTATGAAGATGGGAATCAATACTGGTGCTCTAATGCAAAAGGGGGTTATACTTGTGTATCTAACTTTGTGGTTAAGCCTTTATTTCATTTAAAATCAAAAGACAATCCTAAGCGCCTATTTGAGTTGTTAAATAAATACAATCAAAAGGTTGTTTTAGATGTAGAGGCAGCGGTTTTGGTGGGCTTAGATAAGTTTAGATTAGCGGTAGAGGCAGAGGGTAATTATTTTTTTACGGGCAATTTAGCGCAGTACAACCGCATCAAAGGCAAGATTTATGATGAAATGAAAACTTGCTATGAAATAGACGTACTAGGCTATCATAAAGATAATTTTTACACCTTTGGAAATGGTATTTACACCATTGATAAAGGCTTTGTTCCTGTCAATAGTTATGGTATTTTAAGCTATCAAGATAAGCGTTATTTTTTGCCAGCCTTTAGCGATATTTACAAAGATTCTGACAAGTCCTTCAAGGATGAAAAGAATTTTGCTTATCAAGATTCAAAAATCACATTCAAAGATTGGTCAACGCTTTTTTGCAAAGTACATGGGAGCAAAGGGCAAATAGCAACTTGTTTTTATGTGGCTGCTTTGTTTAGAGATGTGATCCATGATTATGTAAATTTTCCTTTACTCAATTTATTTGGTCAACCAGGAACGGGCAAATCTTTTATGGGCAAGAATCTATCTTATATGTTCGGTATTGCCAAGGATGGTTTTAATTTAAATAGTGGTACGTTGGTTGGTTTTTACAATCGTTTGGTATTGGCTAGAAATTCCCTGGTGTTTTGTGAGGAATATTTTAACTCGATAGACTTTAGATTCATCCAGGGGCTAAAATCCATTTATGATGGAATAGGGCGGGAGAAAGGACAAAAGACTGGAACAAAGAGCTTGGTTAGTGAAATTTATTCGGCTTGTATGTTTGTGGGGCAAGAGTTGCCGACTTCAGATAATGCTTTGTTTACTCGTGTTATTAATTTGGCATTTTCACAAACAGAGTATACACAGGAAGAATCAGACTTAGCTGAAGAATTAAAGGCAATGCGCAAGAATGGGGAATTGATAAATATAACGGCAAAATTAAGCACTTTTAGACCATATATTGAGGACAACTATGAGGAACAATACAACCTTACTTTTTCTAAGATAAAGAAAGCAGTTGCCGCAAAAGGTATTCACACTCGATTGATAGAAAACAATGCAGCTATTTTAACGGTATTTGATCTACTGAAAGAAAAAGTATCTTTTCCCTTCAGCACAGAAGAAGTTTATCAAACTTGTATTCAAAACATTCTTAGACAAAATGACCAAATCCATAGCGAAACAGAAACGGCCACTTTTTGGGATATTATAGAATATTTGGTTAGTGCTGGGCTATTAATAGAGGGTATTGATTATAAGATAGAATCTCGTATGGATTTAAAAGGCAAAAAATTTGACCAGCCAAAGCCTCTATTGTATCTGTCTTTTTCAAAAGCTTTTCCATTGTATAGAGAACATCACAAAAGACAGTACAGCAAGGATGGGCTAACAAAATCTTCTTTGTCCCATTATCTAAAAACGAATGGGAGCTTTATGGATTATTTAAAAAGTACCCGAATTGGCAAAAAAAATACATCTGCCTTTGTATTTGATTATGATGCTTTGAATATAAATATACAAGATGAGCCGCAAGCTTCAACCGATTATGTGGCAGAGAATGAAATTTGGGCAGAGCAAGAAGCACACACCAATAAGATTGCCGAAAAGAGGAAAAAAGAGGAGGCAGAAACGGCTAAAAAACAGATGAAACTTTACAATAAAATTATAGCTGGTAAAAAGGGCAAAAAATCGAGCAAATAA
- a CDS encoding helix-turn-helix domain-containing protein, with product MSTSDRFKLFLFNQEKYVKDLAEELGVTQSALNRVVRGEAMPSSKILVPLAKMGVNINWLLLGEEEMLREKFYLEKHDSPILRNEKVPYQEPIDRAHPLKEAITILQNENKDLEHQATESDLKYMVELQVSKSFKEMHDLLKEQIATYQQLMKQKDKSLDDKDKIIALLEKQLKEKDA from the coding sequence ATGTCTACGTCTGACCGCTTTAAGCTTTTTCTATTTAACCAAGAAAAATATGTAAAAGACCTCGCTGAAGAGTTAGGGGTTACTCAATCTGCATTAAATAGAGTCGTTCGAGGTGAAGCAATGCCTAGTTCTAAAATATTAGTACCATTAGCTAAAATGGGCGTTAATATCAATTGGCTGCTATTAGGTGAAGAAGAAATGCTTCGTGAAAAGTTTTATCTTGAGAAACATGATAGTCCAATCTTAAGAAATGAAAAAGTCCCCTATCAAGAACCCATCGACAGAGCCCATCCGCTTAAAGAAGCTATCACTATATTACAAAATGAAAATAAAGATTTAGAGCACCAAGCAACAGAATCCGACTTAAAATATATGGTGGAACTCCAAGTCAGTAAATCGTTCAAAGAAATGCACGACCTATTAAAAGAACAAATCGCTACTTACCAACAACTCATGAAGCAAAAAGATAAATCTTTAGATGATAAAGATAAAATCATTGCATTACTGGAGAAACAACTCAAAGAAAAGGACGCTTAG
- a CDS encoding pentapeptide repeat-containing protein: MNELFNIFYSPKGRISRLWYLGTSLIVLSIFFLSPYPLIIDLVQHWKLLSVKETQLLLLSIIIGGMIYSSWIIVSLKRIKDRNYNLKWRYFLLLLFLFILILVVSAVYNHFMISIIVHLLATSYLLSLESYSTANNNGPPFRFVFPWIGIDDKDKNTALLEKIENYELYVKENGLKGENANFAQDDFSGMMLLNRNFTGANLSAANFDGANLHNCIFKNAIIKNASFRAADLSHTDFTNCKGSQEAIFARASLEGSNLTDDLVDPETLVQIGELAKITKPIFIGLLSACIYSWITIATIQDIAIISDSREVVLPIIQVKIAVSGFFFITPVILYFIFLYFNLYLRKLWKEVSSLPFKLQNGKEAITKVYPWLLISIGNSNFIDETTPYSSFKRIEIIICFLLAWWVVPLTMGIFWIDSLVRHDWWMASFLICMLILSVSTALIYQINSLSVLYRKQLSKGSPWKPAIILGLLVSCCVLYTYNGMVGIQQPKYTANLERAFLVPIPSGYIASTDKEKYKDIIGPNLSGCDLRFAKARGVFGVQSIFVGANMEGIILKNSCLTKADFRGVQADSADFSYADLSMSIFGGISIDSVSFGQKKIKERNYKAKKRINNLRKFSRGAKLKGANLSSIKADGVNFIGIELNSVNLSRAKLRRANFWGAELIEADFRYAKLERVYFSYAQADFANFSYTQADSADFSYAQVDSANFWGAELRGANFSSAQANLADFSSTQLENANFWGAELREANFSYTQANSAYFSSAELIEADFRYAQAGSAYFSSAKLGEADFSSAQADFAYFSYAQADSACFSSAQLRRADFSSTQLKGADFSSAELGGANFSSSRLERANFWGANLEGTNLTNATLDSGFVHITAWLDSLETWNVVGIKELIKTYKIDTVKNYRSWDKEKKYPRYYIKRRESTEDN; this comes from the coding sequence ATGAATGAACTATTTAATATCTTTTATTCCCCTAAAGGAAGAATCAGTCGGTTATGGTATTTAGGGACCTCCCTCATTGTTCTTTCTATATTTTTCTTAAGTCCTTATCCTTTAATAATAGACCTTGTACAACATTGGAAACTACTTTCTGTGAAAGAAACTCAACTTTTATTGTTGAGTATTATTATAGGAGGGATGATATATAGTAGTTGGATCATTGTTTCCCTCAAGCGCATCAAAGATCGTAACTATAATCTTAAGTGGCGCTATTTTCTTCTACTTCTCTTTCTTTTTATATTGATACTGGTTGTTAGTGCTGTTTATAATCATTTTATGATCTCAATTATAGTCCATCTACTAGCAACATCTTATCTATTATCCTTAGAAAGCTACTCTACTGCAAATAATAATGGTCCCCCTTTTCGTTTTGTTTTTCCTTGGATTGGGATTGATGATAAAGATAAAAATACAGCTCTTCTAGAAAAAATAGAAAACTATGAACTTTATGTAAAAGAGAATGGCTTAAAAGGTGAAAATGCCAATTTTGCTCAAGATGATTTTAGTGGGATGATGCTTCTGAATAGAAATTTCACTGGTGCTAATCTCAGTGCAGCTAATTTTGATGGTGCTAATCTACATAATTGCATTTTTAAGAATGCAATAATTAAGAATGCTTCATTTAGAGCAGCAGATCTAAGCCATACAGATTTTACCAATTGTAAAGGGAGTCAAGAAGCCATTTTTGCAAGAGCGAGTTTAGAAGGTTCCAATTTAACAGATGATTTAGTAGATCCAGAAACCTTAGTACAAATAGGAGAATTGGCTAAAATTACCAAGCCAATATTTATAGGATTGTTGAGTGCTTGTATTTATTCTTGGATTACCATTGCCACTATTCAAGATATTGCCATTATTTCAGATTCTAGAGAAGTAGTCTTGCCCATTATCCAAGTGAAAATTGCTGTTAGTGGTTTCTTTTTTATCACCCCTGTTATTCTGTATTTTATCTTTTTGTATTTTAATTTATACCTAAGAAAATTGTGGAAAGAAGTTAGCTCATTGCCCTTCAAATTACAAAATGGAAAAGAAGCCATTACAAAAGTTTATCCATGGCTTTTGATTAGTATTGGAAACTCTAATTTCATTGATGAAACTACTCCATATAGCTCTTTCAAGCGTATTGAAATTATTATCTGTTTTTTACTAGCTTGGTGGGTAGTTCCTCTAACCATGGGAATTTTTTGGATAGATTCTCTAGTTCGCCATGATTGGTGGATGGCTTCTTTTTTAATCTGTATGCTGATACTATCTGTAAGTACTGCTCTTATTTATCAAATAAATTCTCTATCAGTACTCTATAGGAAACAACTGTCTAAAGGTAGTCCTTGGAAACCTGCTATAATTTTAGGCTTACTTGTTAGTTGTTGTGTTTTATATACCTATAATGGTATGGTAGGTATTCAACAACCCAAATATACAGCTAATCTTGAACGAGCCTTTTTAGTGCCTATACCATCAGGATATATAGCCTCAACTGATAAAGAAAAATATAAAGATATTATAGGACCTAATTTATCTGGCTGTGATTTAAGATTTGCTAAGGCTAGGGGTGTTTTTGGGGTGCAATCTATTTTTGTTGGAGCTAATATGGAGGGGATTATATTAAAGAATAGTTGTTTAACTAAGGCAGATTTTAGAGGGGTTCAAGCAGATTCGGCAGATTTTAGTTATGCTGACTTATCAATGTCAATTTTTGGGGGAATCAGCATAGATTCAGTAAGTTTTGGGCAAAAAAAAATAAAGGAGAGAAATTATAAGGCAAAGAAAAGAATAAATAATCTAAGGAAATTTTCTAGAGGAGCTAAATTGAAAGGAGCAAATTTATCTTCTATTAAAGCAGATGGAGTAAATTTTATAGGAATTGAATTAAATTCAGTAAATTTAAGTAGAGCTAAATTGAGAAGAGCAAATTTTTGGGGCGCCGAATTAATAGAGGCAGATTTTCGTTACGCCAAATTAGAGAGGGTATATTTTAGTTATGCCCAAGCAGATTTTGCAAATTTTAGTTATACCCAAGCAGATTCTGCAGATTTTAGTTATGCCCAAGTAGATTCTGCAAATTTTTGGGGCGCCGAATTAAGAGGGGCAAATTTTAGTTCTGCGCAAGCAAATTTGGCAGATTTTAGTTCTACACAATTAGAGAATGCAAATTTTTGGGGTGCCGAATTAAGAGAGGCAAATTTTAGTTACACACAAGCAAATTCAGCATATTTTAGCTCTGCCGAATTAATAGAGGCAGATTTTCGTTATGCACAAGCAGGCTCGGCATATTTTAGTTCTGCCAAGCTAGGAGAAGCAGATTTTAGCTCTGCCCAAGCAGATTTTGCATATTTTAGTTACGCCCAAGCAGATTCTGCATGTTTTAGTTCTGCTCAATTAAGGAGGGCAGATTTTAGTTCGACTCAATTAAAGGGGGCAGATTTTAGTTCTGCTGAATTAGGAGGTGCAAATTTTAGTTCTTCCCGATTAGAGAGGGCAAATTTTTGGGGAGCAAATTTAGAAGGTACTAACTTGACAAATGCAACCTTAGATTCAGGCTTTGTTCATATTACAGCATGGTTAGATAGTCTTGAAACTTGGAATGTAGTAGGAATAAAAGAACTAATAAAAACCTACAAAATAGATACCGTTAAGAATTATAGATCTTGGGATAAAGAAAAAAAATATCCACGTTACTACATTAAAAGGAGAGAATCCACAGAAGACAACTAA
- a CDS encoding FISUMP domain-containing protein, which translates to MNKIALLFFSLIILFITSCQKDPQNNTEHTTLIGGVSYDNTTGLNSDNTSMADFRDSSVYAVVQLGNQYWMAENLNYNVGGSWLNPSNPTDAYGRLYDWTTVMNGASSSSSNPSGVQGICPNGWHLPSDEEWNELEISLGMATSDTSLINQDRGTHGTGMKSVTGWNSGGNGTDSSGFNAFPAGAYNGSYILFGDNAAFWSATEIGTPDAWSRMLTNTSTGVNRYGSNSKSYGLSCRCLKD; encoded by the coding sequence ATGAATAAAATAGCACTACTATTCTTTAGTTTAATTATATTATTTATAACAAGCTGCCAGAAAGATCCTCAAAATAATACCGAGCATACAACTCTCATTGGGGGAGTAAGTTACGACAATACCACAGGACTCAATTCAGACAATACAAGTATGGCTGATTTTAGAGATAGCAGTGTATATGCTGTCGTACAATTGGGTAACCAATATTGGATGGCAGAAAATTTAAATTATAATGTTGGAGGATCATGGTTAAATCCTTCTAATCCAACTGATGCATATGGTCGTCTTTATGACTGGACGACTGTAATGAATGGAGCGTCTTCTAGTTCTTCTAACCCAAGTGGAGTGCAGGGAATTTGTCCGAATGGCTGGCATTTGCCTTCGGATGAAGAATGGAATGAACTTGAAATTTCTTTAGGGATGGCTACCTCAGATACAAGCCTAATAAATCAAGATAGAGGAACACATGGAACAGGAATGAAATCTGTTACTGGCTGGAATAGTGGAGGCAATGGCACAGATAGTTCTGGTTTTAATGCTTTTCCAGCAGGTGCTTATAATGGTTCTTATATTTTGTTTGGAGATAATGCTGCCTTTTGGTCGGCTACTGAAATAGGGACTCCTGATGCTTGGTCGAGAATGTTGACCAATACAAGTACAGGAGTAAATCGTTATGGGTCTAATAGTAAATCTTATGGATTATCATGCCGTTGTTTAAAAGATTAA